A window from Streptomyces sp. NBC_00271 encodes these proteins:
- a CDS encoding MerR family transcriptional regulator → MEELAEEAGITVRTLRFYRERKLIPPPRREGRIAWYDHTHLARLRTISALLERGHTLNGIAELAEAFDHGRDVGELLGLGEPTEETPVRLSPEELADVFAGQATPENLAAALDLGYLGIDGGEIVHISRRLLDVSAALVREGIPLADVLTAARRVRDHADALADLFAGIVLTENRTTEDLKRLRPLAKSVVEAEVSMALDRRLRDYDS, encoded by the coding sequence ATGGAGGAGCTGGCCGAGGAGGCCGGCATCACCGTGCGCACCCTGCGCTTCTACCGGGAGCGCAAGCTGATACCGCCGCCCCGCCGCGAGGGCCGTATCGCCTGGTACGACCACACGCACCTGGCCCGCCTGCGCACGATCTCGGCGCTGCTGGAACGCGGCCACACCCTCAACGGCATCGCGGAGCTGGCCGAGGCCTTCGACCACGGCCGTGACGTCGGTGAACTCCTCGGTCTGGGCGAGCCCACCGAGGAGACCCCCGTCCGCCTCTCCCCCGAGGAGCTCGCCGACGTCTTCGCCGGCCAGGCCACCCCGGAGAACCTCGCCGCGGCCCTCGACCTCGGCTATCTCGGCATCGACGGCGGCGAGATCGTCCACATCAGCCGCCGCCTGCTCGACGTCTCGGCGGCCCTGGTCCGCGAGGGCATCCCCCTGGCCGACGTCCTCACCGCCGCCCGCCGCGTCCGCGACCACGCCGACGCCCTCGCCGACCTGTTCGCCGGCATCGTCCTCACGGAGAACCGCACCACCGAGGACCTCAAACGCCTACGTCCCCTGGCGAAGAGCGTGGTGGAGGCGGAGGTGTCGATGGCCCTGGACCGGCGGCTGCGGGACTACGACTCGTAG
- a CDS encoding exodeoxyribonuclease III codes for MLTVTSVNVNGLRAAAKKGFVEWLAETSADVLCLQEVRAEPGQLPEEVRAPEGWHVVHAPAAAKGRAGVSLYTRREPDRVRIGFGSEEFDSSGRYVEADLPGVTVASLYLPSGEVGTERQDEKVRFMDEFLAHLKELRERAAADGREVVVCGDWNIAHQEADLKNWRANKKNSGFLPEEREWLGRVLDADDGGYVDVVRALHPDVEGPYSWWSYRGRAFDNDSGWRIDYHVSTPGLAGKAVKGFVERAATHAERWSDHAPVTVVYEL; via the coding sequence GTGCTGACTGTTACCTCGGTGAATGTGAACGGGCTCCGGGCCGCCGCGAAGAAGGGCTTCGTGGAGTGGCTCGCGGAGACCTCCGCGGACGTGCTGTGCCTTCAGGAGGTGCGGGCCGAGCCCGGGCAGCTGCCCGAGGAAGTGCGGGCGCCGGAGGGGTGGCACGTCGTGCACGCTCCCGCGGCGGCCAAGGGGCGCGCGGGCGTCTCCCTGTACACCCGGCGCGAGCCCGACCGGGTGCGGATCGGGTTCGGGTCCGAGGAGTTCGACTCCAGTGGACGGTACGTCGAGGCCGACCTCCCCGGTGTCACCGTCGCCAGCCTCTACCTGCCCTCCGGCGAGGTCGGCACCGAACGGCAGGACGAGAAGGTCCGGTTCATGGACGAGTTCCTCGCCCACCTGAAGGAGCTGCGCGAGCGCGCCGCCGCCGACGGGCGCGAGGTCGTCGTCTGCGGCGACTGGAACATCGCCCACCAGGAGGCCGACCTCAAGAACTGGCGTGCCAACAAGAAGAACTCCGGCTTCCTGCCCGAGGAGCGCGAGTGGCTGGGGCGGGTCCTGGACGCGGACGACGGCGGGTACGTCGACGTCGTACGGGCACTACACCCGGACGTCGAGGGACCGTACTCGTGGTGGTCGTACCGGGGGCGGGCCTTCGACAACGACAGCGGATGGCGCATCGACTACCACGTCTCGACACCGGGGCTCGCGGGCAAGGCCGTGAAGGGGTTCGTGGAGCGGGCGGCGACGCACGCGGAGCGCTGGTCCGACCATGCGCCGGTGACGGTCGTCTACGAGCTGTAG
- a CDS encoding GNAT family N-acetyltransferase, which translates to MHIRPVPYDHPDAVKLNDQVQAEYAERYGDEGDVTPLDASMFKPPLGLYLLAYDERDRPIASGGWRSQDRNDEGYADGDAELKRMYVTPEARGLGLARRILAALEDDARTAGRTRMVLETGAKQPEAVALYLSSGYEPCAKFGYYRFHELSLCYAKPLSIQ; encoded by the coding sequence ATGCATATCCGCCCGGTCCCGTACGACCACCCCGACGCCGTCAAGCTCAACGACCAGGTGCAGGCCGAATACGCCGAGCGCTACGGCGATGAGGGCGATGTCACACCGCTCGACGCGTCGATGTTCAAGCCGCCGCTCGGCCTGTACCTCCTCGCCTACGACGAGCGGGACCGCCCGATCGCGTCCGGCGGCTGGCGCAGCCAGGACAGGAACGACGAGGGGTACGCGGACGGCGACGCCGAGCTCAAGCGCATGTACGTGACCCCGGAGGCCCGCGGTCTCGGCCTCGCCCGCCGCATCCTGGCCGCCCTGGAGGACGACGCCCGCACGGCCGGCCGCACCCGCATGGTCCTGGAGACCGGCGCCAAGCAGCCCGAGGCGGTCGCCCTCTATCTCTCCAGCGGCTACGAGCCGTGTGCCAAGTTCGGCTACTACCGCTTCCACGAACTGAGCCTCTGCTATGCCAAGCCGCTGAGCATTCAGTGA
- the sepX gene encoding divisome protein SepX/GlpR — MSSSGLIYAVIVGAWAAYLVPMWLRRQDELNEARPTERFSTAIRLLSGRAGMERRYAKDLQARSTEEGEPSADPDAVTDSVDVRAFAMPPVRQQTKAQLPPPAQPEPQQAPQAAARQGAPQGSSTAGRAVPQQSAPPEPNSGSASGSGSASGSRSDSANSGASRVPAARRASAAEAAARARRSKVLARRRRTTVMLFLAFTLGAIVAAVGGLAFLWAPGVPAVMLSSYIVYLRAQERRRFTYTMDRRRAEAAAQRLRERQPRRRPTLDPGADEPDDSPEPETDPGLSALAADRRALVEQTDHAEWVDQQRERQRGPGRGDSWDPVPVPLPTYVTAPVAPRATSSVDLGAPDAWSSARSSAAEPSEPEAEPAAEEGHEAAETAETAEAADDGRSDARRAASARRARERGRTPLFDQYEDGERPRAANE; from the coding sequence GTGAGCAGCAGCGGCCTCATCTACGCAGTCATCGTCGGGGCCTGGGCCGCCTACTTGGTGCCGATGTGGCTCCGTAGGCAGGACGAGCTGAACGAAGCCCGTCCGACGGAACGCTTCAGCACCGCCATCCGGCTGCTGTCCGGACGGGCGGGAATGGAGCGCCGGTACGCCAAGGACCTGCAGGCGCGCTCCACCGAAGAGGGGGAGCCCAGCGCCGATCCGGACGCCGTCACCGACTCGGTGGACGTCCGGGCCTTCGCCATGCCTCCGGTCCGGCAGCAGACCAAGGCCCAACTCCCGCCGCCCGCCCAGCCCGAACCGCAGCAGGCGCCACAGGCCGCCGCCCGGCAGGGTGCCCCACAGGGCTCCTCGACGGCCGGCCGGGCGGTGCCGCAGCAGTCGGCCCCACCCGAGCCGAACTCGGGCTCGGCATCGGGATCGGGCTCGGCATCGGGATCGCGATCGGATTCGGCCAACTCCGGGGCCTCCAGGGTTCCGGCCGCCCGGCGGGCCTCCGCGGCGGAGGCCGCGGCGCGCGCCCGGCGCTCGAAGGTGCTCGCGCGCCGACGGCGTACGACCGTGATGCTCTTCCTCGCCTTCACGCTCGGCGCGATCGTGGCGGCCGTCGGGGGGCTCGCGTTCCTGTGGGCGCCCGGCGTGCCCGCCGTGATGCTGAGTTCGTACATCGTGTACCTGCGCGCCCAGGAGCGACGGCGCTTCACGTACACCATGGACCGGCGCCGGGCCGAGGCCGCGGCGCAGCGGCTCAGGGAGCGGCAGCCGCGTCGGCGGCCCACCCTCGACCCCGGCGCCGACGAGCCCGACGACAGTCCCGAGCCGGAGACCGACCCCGGTCTGTCCGCGCTCGCGGCCGACCGCCGCGCCCTCGTCGAGCAGACCGACCACGCCGAGTGGGTCGACCAGCAGCGTGAGCGTCAGCGGGGCCCCGGCCGGGGCGACAGCTGGGATCCCGTGCCGGTTCCGCTGCCCACGTACGTGACCGCGCCGGTCGCGCCCCGGGCCACGTCCAGTGTCGATCTGGGGGCGCCGGACGCGTGGAGCTCGGCGCGCTCCAGCGCCGCCGAGCCGAGCGAGCCGGAGGCGGAGCCCGCCGCCGAGGAGGGCCACGAAGCCGCCGAGACGGCCGAGACGGCCGAGGCCGCCGATGACGGTCGCAGTGACGCCCGGCGCGCCGCGTCCGCCCGGCGGGCCCGTGAGCGCGGTCGCACTCCGCTGTTCGACCAGTACGAGGACGGCGAACGGCCGCGTGCCGCCAACGAATGA
- a CDS encoding GNAT family N-acetyltransferase has translation MNSPSWPVELVDGDVVLRPIKVRDQRAWREVNRRNRDWLRPWEATIPPPTPSGPIAHRPTYRQMVRHLRAEANAGRMLPFVIEYQGRLVGQLTVAGITWGSMCSGHIGYWVDQSVAGRGVMPTAVAMVTDHCFRTVGLHRIEVCIRPENGPSRRVVEKLGFREEGLRPRYLHIDGAWRDHLVFALTAEEVPEGLLGRWRRARSMQARSENQSKPGTQ, from the coding sequence CTGAACAGCCCATCCTGGCCCGTCGAGCTGGTGGACGGCGATGTCGTCCTTCGGCCGATAAAGGTGCGCGACCAGCGGGCCTGGCGCGAGGTGAACCGGCGCAACCGGGACTGGTTGCGGCCCTGGGAGGCGACGATTCCGCCGCCCACGCCCAGCGGTCCGATAGCGCACCGGCCGACCTACCGCCAGATGGTCCGGCATCTGCGCGCCGAGGCCAACGCGGGCCGGATGCTGCCCTTCGTCATCGAGTACCAGGGTCGTCTGGTCGGGCAGCTGACCGTCGCCGGGATCACCTGGGGATCGATGTGCTCCGGGCACATCGGCTACTGGGTGGACCAGTCGGTGGCGGGGCGCGGAGTGATGCCGACGGCCGTGGCGATGGTGACCGACCACTGCTTCCGCACGGTCGGACTGCACCGCATCGAAGTCTGCATTCGCCCGGAGAACGGGCCGAGCCGCCGGGTGGTGGAGAAACTCGGATTCCGCGAGGAAGGGCTCCGGCCGCGCTATCTGCACATCGACGGGGCCTGGCGGGACCATCTCGTCTTCGCACTCACCGCGGAAGAGGTGCCGGAGGGGTTGCTGGGGCGTTGGCGGCGGGCACGATCGATGCAGGCCCGTTCGGAGAACCAGAGCAAGCCCGGCACTCAGTAA
- a CDS encoding MogA/MoaB family molybdenum cofactor biosynthesis protein, with translation MTAPSYRALVVTASNRAAAGVYEDKGGPLIAKGLTAYGFEVDGPRVVPDGDPVEAALRAGVDAGYDVIVTTGGTGISPTDRTPEATRRVLDHEVPGIPEAIRAFGREKVPTAALSRGLAGVAGRTLIVNLPGSTGGVKDGLAVLEPLLIHAVDQIRGGDHPRPSGSGGAS, from the coding sequence ATGACGGCACCGTCGTACCGCGCGCTCGTGGTCACGGCCTCGAACAGAGCCGCCGCGGGGGTCTACGAGGACAAGGGCGGCCCCTTGATCGCCAAGGGGCTCACGGCGTACGGCTTCGAGGTCGACGGCCCCCGGGTGGTGCCGGACGGCGACCCCGTGGAGGCGGCACTGCGCGCGGGTGTCGACGCCGGGTACGACGTGATCGTGACGACGGGCGGTACGGGGATCTCGCCCACCGACCGGACGCCCGAGGCGACCCGGCGCGTACTCGATCACGAGGTGCCGGGCATTCCGGAGGCCATCAGGGCGTTCGGGAGAGAGAAGGTGCCCACGGCGGCGCTGTCCCGGGGGCTCGCCGGAGTCGCGGGACGGACGTTGATCGTCAACCTGCCGGGTTCCACCGGCGGGGTGAAGGACGGCCTGGCCGTTCTGGAGCCCCTTCTGATCCACGCCGTCGACCAGATCCGTGGCGGCGACCACCCCAGACCCAGCGGCAGTGGGGGTGCGAGCTGA
- the moaC gene encoding cyclic pyranopterin monophosphate synthase MoaC, whose product MSTQDRLTHIDEAGAARMVDVSGKDVTARTARASGRVLVSPRVIELLRGEGVPKGDALATARIAGIMGAKRTPDLIPLCHPLSVSGVKLDLSVADDAVEILATVKTTDRTGVEMEALTAVSVAALTVIDMVKAVDKGAVITDVRVEEKTGGKSGDWSRA is encoded by the coding sequence ATGAGTACGCAGGACCGACTGACCCACATCGACGAGGCGGGCGCCGCCCGCATGGTCGACGTCTCCGGGAAGGACGTGACCGCGCGCACCGCCCGCGCCAGCGGCCGTGTCCTGGTCTCGCCCCGTGTGATCGAACTGCTGCGCGGTGAGGGTGTCCCCAAGGGCGACGCCCTGGCCACCGCGCGCATCGCGGGCATCATGGGCGCCAAGCGCACCCCGGATCTGATCCCGCTCTGTCACCCGTTGTCGGTCTCGGGTGTCAAGCTTGATCTGTCGGTCGCGGACGACGCCGTCGAGATCCTCGCCACCGTGAAGACCACCGACCGTACGGGCGTCGAGATGGAGGCCCTCACCGCGGTCAGCGTGGCGGCCCTCACCGTGATCGACATGGTCAAGGCGGTCGACAAGGGGGCGGTCATCACGGACGTACGGGTGGAAGAGAAGACGGGCGGAAAGTCGGGCGACTGGAGCCGGGCATGA